The window ATTACGTCCGCACAGCGCGGGCGAAGGGCCTCAACGAACGCAGCGTCATCGGCAAGCACGCGCTGCGCAACGCCCTGATCCCAGTGATCACGATCATCGCGCTCTCACTCCCGGGCGTCATCACTGGCGCGGTTGTCACCGAGCAGATCTTCAAGGTGCCGGGCATGGGTGCCTTGCTCATCACGGCGATCCAGAACAACGACACACCTGTCGTCATGGCCATCACGTTCATGTTCTCGATTCTGGTGGTCTTCTTTAACCTGGTGGCGGATGTCATCTATGGCGTCCTTGACCCACGAATCAAGTACTCGTAGGCGCCCGGTAGAGCGTACGAGGGAGAGAGGACGAACTGATGGCAGACGTTTCTGACGCTCAGGCACAGAGTAGTGCAGCCGCTGCGCTAGAGATGGGGCGACTCGGCTCGAAGAAGTCGCGATCGCTCTGGAGCGATGCCATACACCAGTTCCGCAAGCACACGCTTGCCGTAGGTGGTGTTGTGGTGCTCGTGGTGCTGATCGCCGCGACCATGCTCGGGCCGATTGTCTGGCCGGAGAACATGAAGACGATCGACTTCTCCAAGTCGACGTTGGGTATTTCTCTGACCCACCCGATGGGCACCGATGACCTCGGGCGCGATCTGTTCGCTCGCGTACTCTGGGGTGGGCGCATCTCGCTGGCCGTCGGCGTGACGGCGATGCTCGTCGCGATTCTGTTCGGCACCCTCGTCGGTGCGCTGTCCGGCTTCTTCGGTGGCTTCACCGACTCGGCCCTCATGCGCCTGACCGATATGTTCATTTCGCTGCCGACGCTGCCACTGCTGCTGTTGGCGATGTACCTGTTCCGTGATTCGCTGATCGGCAAGTTCGGCCAAACGCTTGGTCCGTTCCTGCTCCTTGTGTTCCTGATCGGCATCACGAACTGGATGCCAGTCGCCCGCCTTGTGCGTGCCTCGTTCCTCTCACTGAAGGAGAAGGAATTCATTGAGGCCGCAAACTGCATCGGCGCGAACCGCTCATCGATCATCTTCAAGCACATGCTGCCGAACGCGATGGGCCCGGTTATCGTCGCTGCGACGCTGGCGGTTGGTTCGGCCATCATCGCCGAGTCAACGCTCTCGTTCCTCGGCCTGGGCTTCCCGCCGGACGTCCCGACCTGGGGCCAGCTGCTGAACACGTCGATTAATTTCATGGAGATCGCGCCGCATATGGTCATCTTCCCGGCGTTGATGATCTTCCTGGCGGTGCTCTCGATCAACTACGTCGGCGACGGTCTGCGCGACGCCCTCGACCCGCGCAAGACCACCGGATAGTCGCCAGCACGCGTCGTATCCACGGTGCCGGGCTGCCAACAGGCAGTCCGGCTCCTTCTGTGTAGAGGTGGGGCACACGGCACCGTGCCGTCGGCCCGGATGAAGGATCACAAACCATGTCTCGCGGATCGCTCCGCTCATCCCCGTCCTCTGCTGCGATGGAACGCCTCTCGGATGTTGGCGGACTGAACTCGAAGAAGGCTCGATCGCTCTGGTCGAATGCCGCGCAGCAATTCCGACGACACCATCTGGCAATGGCCGGCGCAGTAACGATGTTTCTGCTGATCCTCTCGGCGATCTTCGGCCCCCTGCTCTGGCACGGCAGCACCTGGATCGACTTTCAGTACGCGACGCTGCCCATCTCGTTCCAGCACCCGATGGGTACGGACGACATGGGCCGCGATGTTATGGCGCGTGTCCTCTGGGGCGGGCGCGTTTCGCTATCGGTCGGGCTGGTTGCGATGCTCGTGTCGGTGTCGCTCGGCACGTTGCTCGGCGCGATGGCGGGCTACTTCGGCGGCGCAATCGATTCGGCATTGATGCGTGTCGTCGATATGTTCATCTCGTTGCCCGACCTGCCGCTGCTGCTGCTGACGATCTATCTGTTCCGCGACCCGCTCGCGCAGCGCCTCGGCACGACGATCGGCCCGTTCATCCTGATCGTGTCGCTGATCGGCATCACCAGCTGGATGTCCGTCGCGCGGCTGGTGCGCGCGTCGTTCCTGTCGCTGAAGCAGAAGGAGTTCATCGAGGCTGCGCACTGCATCGGTGCGAACCAGACGACGGTTATCTTCAAGCACATCCTGCCGAATGCGATGAGCCCGGTGATCGTCGCCGCGACGCTGGCCGTCGGGTCGTCGATCATTACCGAGTCGACGCTGTCGTTCCTCGGCCTCGGCTTCCCTCCGGACGTGCCGACCTGGGGACGACTGCTGAACGACTCGATCAACTTCATGGAGATCGCACCGCACATGGTCATCTTCCCGGCGCTGATGATCTTCCTGGCCGTCCTCTCGATCAACTATGTCGGCGACGGATTGCGCGACGCGCTCGACCCGCGCAAATCGCTCTAGGACTGGCGCGGAGTTCCGGTTGAGGAGCATGATTGCCGGTTAGAACTGACGACCTGCCGCAAACAACGCCGATGGGGGGCGCGTGAAGTTACGCTGTATTGAATGTGGATTGACCTACGCGCCTGAAGACGTGCGAACCAGTTGTGACTGTGGCGGGCTACTGGAAGTTGACCTCACGATCCCTGCGGTCACCCGTGATCTGTTTGACAACCGCCTCGGTGCGGTCGATCATCCGCTGCGATCCGGCGTCTGGCGCTTTCGCGAGCTGATGCCGGACTTCCCGGACGACGTGATCGTCTCCAAGCCGGAGGGTAACACCAACCTCTATCACGACCAGCGCCTGAGCAATTTCGCTGGCACCGATGTCTGGTTCAAGCACGAGGGCGAGAACCCGACCGGTTCATTTAAGGATCGCGGCATGACCGTCGGCATCAGCCACGCGCGCTGGACTGGCGCGACGATGGTCGCCTGCGCGTCCACCGGCAACACGAGCGCCGCCGTCGCGTCCTATGCAGCCGCAGCCGGGATACCGTCGGTCGTCTTCATCCCTGAGGGCAAGATTTCGGCGGCAAAGCTCGGCCAGACCATCGCCTACGGCACGACAATCATTCAGGTGCGCGGTGATTTCGACGCTGCCATGCAGATGGTTCGCGAGGCGACCAGCCGCTACGGCATCTACCTGCTCAACTCGCTCAACCCGTTCCGCCTGGAAGGGCAGAAGTCGATCGTCCTCGAGGCGTTGCAGCAACTGCACTGGCAGATGCCCGACTGGATCGTCGTGCCGGGCGGCAATCTTGGCAACACGAGCGCGCTGGGCAAGTCGCTGCGTGAGGCTCTGGCTGCCGGTCTGATTGACGCAATGCCCCGTATCGCCGTCGTGCAGGCCGCCGGAGCCGCGCCGTTCTATCGCGCCTGGCAGACCGGATTCGCCGACTACGAGCCGATTTCGGCCTCGACCGTGGCATCGGCGATCCAGATCGGCAACCCGGTCAATTACACGAAGGCGCGCCGGGTCGTGCTTGATACCGAAGGCACCGTCACCGCTGTCGATGACGACGCGATTCTGGCGGCCAAGGCAATGGTTGACCGCGTCGGGATTGGCTGCGAGCCTGCTTCTGCCGCAGGTCTGGCCGGCATTCGGCGTCTGATCGCCGAGGGCGTCATCCAGTCGGGGGAGCGGGTGCTCACCTATCTGACGGGCAATCTCTTGAAAGACACCGAAGCAAGCGCGGATTACTACATCACCAACGCTGGGGCGCAGCCGGTCGTCATCGATCCAACGCTGGAGGCGCTCGGCCGTGCACTCGCCACTATCCTGTAGCATTCGCGTTCCCGCATCCAGCGCGAACCTCGGCCCCGGATTCGACTCGCTCGGCATGGCGCTCGACCTGTGGATGCAGGTTGATATCACCCGTGTTGATGACCCGTCCGGCGACATCCGCGTCATCAACTGCGAGGATTTGCTCGGCGGCGGCAATCTGGTCGTCGAAGCGATGCAGGTCACTGCTAATCGCTATGGCCGGACGCTTCCGGCCTGTGAGTTGAGCGTCCGTAGCGACATCCCGGTAGCGCGCGGGCTGGGGTCATCGGCAGCGGCTATCGTTGCCGGCATACACGCAACTGCGTTCCTGCTCGATCTCGAGCTCGATTCCAGCGACGTCGTCGACATCGGCGGCGAGATGGAAGGGCACGCCGACAACATTTCAGCGTCAGAGCTTGGCGGCGTGACTGTCTCCTTTCGCGCCGAGCATGGCTGGATCGCCGAAGTGCTGGCAGCCGAACTGCCGTGGACCGTCGTGGCGCTGGTGCCGGACTCCCCGGCCTTCACCAGCGAAGCGCGCGGGATTCTGCCGACGGCGATCCCGATGTCGGATGCCGCCGCGAACATCGGTCGCGCCGCGATGCTGGCGCTGGCGCTCCGCGAGGGCCGGAGTGACCTGTTGCGTGAGAGCACGCGGGACCGCTTGCACCAGCCCTATCGCGCCGCCATCTTCCCGCACCTCAACCCGGTCATCGACGCAGCACTGGCTGCCGATGCCCTCGGTGCTGGCCTCTCCGGCGCAGGCCCGACCATCCTCGCATTCGCCGACTCGGCCGACGCGGACGCTGTGGCCACTGCAATGGAAGCAACCGCTGCAGAACACGGCTTCGCCGGTCGGGCGCTGCCGTTGGCCGTCGCGCCGGGCGCACTGGTCGAGGTTCGCAGTGGATCGCACCAGCGTTCTCGACGCTGATTCAGATGGGACGCTGAGGCCTTCAATCACCATGCATGTCTTCGCGGAGCGTTTGTCTCTGCCGGAAACAGGCCTATCTGGTGTGATGCTTGAACCTGGCAGGACTGGATCACATGCGCAGGTCCTGCGAGACGGCGGCGGAGTGCGAACCTGGCATTCACGTGGATTGCGATCGCTAACCCCGCTGCGAAACACGCGCTGACAACGGGTTGTTCTTGTCGGGCGTATGCGATGCGCCCTACATTTTGGCGTGCATCGCACCGCAATTCCCTGGCTGCCCCGCAGACTGCTCCAACAGTAATCGACAAGCAGCAACCACAACCTTTCTGCTACAATTCGCGGTTGTCGCGGCGTGTGCCGCGATGGAGACAGATGGATAGTCGCCTTTCTGCGCCGCCGACCGAGTGGAATGCGCAACCGCCACTCGCGTCCCGAGCGTCGCATTAACCGGGAGGAAGGAGCACGCGTTGCGCGAGCACGCCGCTGATCCCCAACTTCGTGACTACGAGATGATGCTCGTCGTCGCCCCGACCGTGACAGAAGAGGGCCTCCAGGAGGTCATTGATCGCGTTTCGGGTTACATCACTACCCAGGATGGCACGGTCGATTCGACCAATAGCCAGAACCCCTGGGGCCGACGCCGACTGGCGTACCAGATCAACGATTTTCCCGATGCGTTCTACGTTCTCTACCGCTTCCACGCGACGACCACTGCCATCGATGAGTTGGAGCGCGATCTCCGTCTCGATGAGCAGGTGATTCGCCACCTGATCATGCGGTACGATGTGCTTACTGAACACGAGGAACGACCGCGTGGTGAGGGTGCTCGCCGTGGTGGCGACGCTGCACCGACCCGCGCCGCAGCAGAAGCTCCGGCAGCCGCCGCCGCCGCGCCAGCCGCCGCGCCAGCCGCAGCCGCTGAGGCTCCGGCAGAGGCTACTCCAGCCGAGGCAGCCGCCGTTGCTGAGGCTCCAGTAGATTCGGCAGCCGCCGAGGTAGCGCCAGCGACGTTCGCTGACGTTCCGGCAGACGCAGCTCCTGCTGAAGCAGCACCGGCTGCGGGTGTCACAGTGAGCGAGGTTCATCACGGTGCTGATGGGCACGACCACGGCGATCACGAGTGGGTTGTTGTGAGCAACGGCAGCGACAGCGAGGTTCAGCTGGAAGGCTGGAAGCTCGCTGACAACGGCGAGAAGCACACGTACGTGTTCCCGGCATTCGCCCTGGCGGCGGGTGGCAGCGTTCGCGTTAACATGGCTGCCGGCGACGATAGCGCCGAGGACCTGTATGTTGGCAATCGCCGGCATTGGTGGAACAACGACGGCGACTGCGCCTATCTGTATGACGCCGCCGGGACGCTCGTCGACACGCACTGCTACGGAAACGCGACTGCTGAGACCGCCAGCGCCTAAGGCAACGTTCGCAGTAGTCTGGAAGTGGAACAGGAGGGCGACATGTCGCGAGGATTCAGCCGCGTAGTTCTCGTCGGGAACCTCGGTCGCGACCCCGAAATGCGCTACAGCCAGAATGGGACGCCGATCACGACCTTTTCGATCGCGGTCAATCGCCGACGCCGAGATCAGACAGGTCAGTATCAGGATGAGACCAGCTGGTTCCGGGTGACGCTGTTTCGCAACCTGGCAGAGAACGCGAACGAGTGGTTGCGCAAAGGCAACAGGGTCCTTGTTGAAGGTCAGTTGAGCATCCGGCAATACACAGACAACAACGGCGTCGAGCGCACCAGCGTTGATGTGA of the Thermomicrobiales bacterium genome contains:
- a CDS encoding ABC transporter permease, whose protein sequence is MADVSDAQAQSSAAAALEMGRLGSKKSRSLWSDAIHQFRKHTLAVGGVVVLVVLIAATMLGPIVWPENMKTIDFSKSTLGISLTHPMGTDDLGRDLFARVLWGGRISLAVGVTAMLVAILFGTLVGALSGFFGGFTDSALMRLTDMFISLPTLPLLLLAMYLFRDSLIGKFGQTLGPFLLLVFLIGITNWMPVARLVRASFLSLKEKEFIEAANCIGANRSSIIFKHMLPNAMGPVIVAATLAVGSAIIAESTLSFLGLGFPPDVPTWGQLLNTSINFMEIAPHMVIFPALMIFLAVLSINYVGDGLRDALDPRKTTG
- the ssb gene encoding single-stranded DNA-binding protein, which encodes MSRGFSRVVLVGNLGRDPEMRYSQNGTPITTFSIAVNRRRRDQTGQYQDETSWFRVTLFRNLAENANEWLRKGNRVLVEGQLSIRQYTDNNGVERTSVDVTADNFQNLTTREESMGEAAGSYGNYNRDNRGGGQNGPQGGARPQQGQQQDQSQQRNDPFDNYDDIEDVPF
- the rpsF gene encoding 30S ribosomal protein S6, whose protein sequence is MREHAADPQLRDYEMMLVVAPTVTEEGLQEVIDRVSGYITTQDGTVDSTNSQNPWGRRRLAYQINDFPDAFYVLYRFHATTTAIDELERDLRLDEQVIRHLIMRYDVLTEHEERPRGEGARRGGDAAPTRAAAEAPAAAAAAPAAAPAAAAEAPAEATPAEAAAVAEAPVDSAAAEVAPATFADVPADAAPAEAAPAAGVTVSEVHHGADGHDHGDHEWVVVSNGSDSEVQLEGWKLADNGEKHTYVFPAFALAAGGSVRVNMAAGDDSAEDLYVGNRRHWWNNDGDCAYLYDAAGTLVDTHCYGNATAETASA
- a CDS encoding ABC transporter permease, whose product is YVRTARAKGLNERSVIGKHALRNALIPVITIIALSLPGVITGAVVTEQIFKVPGMGALLITAIQNNDTPVVMAITFMFSILVVFFNLVADVIYGVLDPRIKYS
- the thrC gene encoding threonine synthase — translated: MKLRCIECGLTYAPEDVRTSCDCGGLLEVDLTIPAVTRDLFDNRLGAVDHPLRSGVWRFRELMPDFPDDVIVSKPEGNTNLYHDQRLSNFAGTDVWFKHEGENPTGSFKDRGMTVGISHARWTGATMVACASTGNTSAAVASYAAAAGIPSVVFIPEGKISAAKLGQTIAYGTTIIQVRGDFDAAMQMVREATSRYGIYLLNSLNPFRLEGQKSIVLEALQQLHWQMPDWIVVPGGNLGNTSALGKSLREALAAGLIDAMPRIAVVQAAGAAPFYRAWQTGFADYEPISASTVASAIQIGNPVNYTKARRVVLDTEGTVTAVDDDAILAAKAMVDRVGIGCEPASAAGLAGIRRLIAEGVIQSGERVLTYLTGNLLKDTEASADYYITNAGAQPVVIDPTLEALGRALATIL
- the thrB gene encoding homoserine kinase — encoded protein: MHSPLSCSIRVPASSANLGPGFDSLGMALDLWMQVDITRVDDPSGDIRVINCEDLLGGGNLVVEAMQVTANRYGRTLPACELSVRSDIPVARGLGSSAAAIVAGIHATAFLLDLELDSSDVVDIGGEMEGHADNISASELGGVTVSFRAEHGWIAEVLAAELPWTVVALVPDSPAFTSEARGILPTAIPMSDAAANIGRAAMLALALREGRSDLLRESTRDRLHQPYRAAIFPHLNPVIDAALAADALGAGLSGAGPTILAFADSADADAVATAMEATAAEHGFAGRALPLAVAPGALVEVRSGSHQRSRR
- a CDS encoding ABC transporter permease, coding for MSRGSLRSSPSSAAMERLSDVGGLNSKKARSLWSNAAQQFRRHHLAMAGAVTMFLLILSAIFGPLLWHGSTWIDFQYATLPISFQHPMGTDDMGRDVMARVLWGGRVSLSVGLVAMLVSVSLGTLLGAMAGYFGGAIDSALMRVVDMFISLPDLPLLLLTIYLFRDPLAQRLGTTIGPFILIVSLIGITSWMSVARLVRASFLSLKQKEFIEAAHCIGANQTTVIFKHILPNAMSPVIVAATLAVGSSIITESTLSFLGLGFPPDVPTWGRLLNDSINFMEIAPHMVIFPALMIFLAVLSINYVGDGLRDALDPRKSL